In the Chaetodon trifascialis isolate fChaTrf1 chromosome 15, fChaTrf1.hap1, whole genome shotgun sequence genome, GTCTCTATAAGGGGGAGGACATGCACACATTGACACAACGTAACAGTAAGACAGCATTCAAACGATCCAGTTCAAACCAAGTTGTGCTTATCTGCAGACCACAGACAACTAAACTTGTTGCACAAAGGATGGATGGAAGGCACACATATCTGACTTTAAGGGATGCCTGTTGATTTGAAATACGTTGGTAAGTCTTCCTGAGGCTGATACCACTGAAGGGGGTaaaacacagtcagtgtcagggtcaccagctgcagcaacagaggAGCATTGTTGGCACAGCAGCAAATGTCTCAGGGACTAAACACAATGCCTGCTTTCACATGCAGAAATGCTGTTCACGGTAAGGTATCTTAACTTCAAGCAAGATGCAGACATTCAGATTTCTAGTAGGCAAAAGCATGACcttgaaatgcattttgttcCATAACACACAGTTAAATGAGAGCAGCGCTTCTAGAAATGGTTGATCTTCTGAGTAGACGTCAACCCAAGTTCCTTCACGGATGACTGGCTGTTCATCCGTGGTGCTTTAAATGATTTGAGTATGACTGCTACTGTGTAACTGCATCGAAGTGATGTGATCAGGGTGAAACAGTGAGCCTGAGCGGCCAGGCAGCACATCGCATTCATGTATGGTGACACGCCCACTGTGCTCGCATACTCCAGAGCAAACTTTTCAAGATCATTCACAGCATTACAGAAGTGGTGTCGACTTCGGTTGCTGTAAAGGCAAATGATGCGAAACTATAACGAGCTGCGCTCCTTCGTCACATGTCAACAGGTTACTGAAATGAGGCACCAATCAAAGAGCTACAAACTTGCGTTGCACCTGTTAAACTTGCATTTACAAGAAGTCTAAACTTTATTTCCGGAGGACGGGCGAGTTATTAAGAAGTAGTCCAGCCGCAGCTGTGGGACCCAAACCTCGCATCTCCATCAGGGGAATTTAAAAACAGACGCCATTTTAATTCAGTGCAGTGCCTGACTGGCTAACAGTTAGCTAAcctccacacacaaaaaacGGATCACCCATCGTTTAACGCTGCGCCGTGCCAACATGCTCACggagcatcaaaacacaaaagacaacaCCTACCTATCATGCTTGTCAACTGAATAACTAAACAGACTGGAAACACTTCAcggaaaatgtgtgtttgtatttggaTGTTGGTGTGTTGCCATCAGACACCAAAATGGTCGAGGAGACAAGACCGAGACCCCATTGAATGCTCAGCCACAGTTAGCATTTAGCGGGTTAGCTTAGCCTAACAAAGCCAAATGGACTTATTCtcaaaacacatacaaataaaCACGCTTGAATAAACCAACACGCTTTGTTATTTCTCTTAACGTCAAGAGGCCACCTAATACGTACTGCCTTTATGTTAAGGTATGAAATGATACATTTTTCTTACTCACCGTTGTATCCTCCGTGCAAGCGGACGGTACTGCACGCTAGCTCCAGGTCTCGGCGGCAGGAGTGCTAACGGAAACGCCCACGATATGAAAAACCATTATGCTCATTGGACAGAAGTTACATGTGACGGCAattgcagccaatcagagaaaAGGGGTTCCTGAGACAGGGGCGTGGCCAATAATGGTGCCTTTGAATTGGAACTGTCTCCCATCAACAGCTGGCTGATTGATTCACTGTTCATTGTGTCTCGCCTTGAGAATAATATCGATTAAAGCACCATCATGGCACTGGTAGCTATAACCATTATACCGCATCAGGTTATTCTTATTTCCAACATGTGTCGAGAGCTACTCTGCGAATGCATTTGACCTCTCAACAATAATGATACTGCATATTTTAACCACAGTGGAGTGATCACTTGCTTCAGAAGCTCTGAAAATCTTGTATGGAGAATCACTGGCAGCTTTAAAGCTAggtctgttgtgtgttgttaggGAACTGCAAAGAACTAACACAGATGAATCTACATCACCGAATGAGACTTTGCATCAAGACAACaagtcatttttgtgtgtgtgttgacccAAAATCTGCACTTTGGTTTTGTGATGGAATCAAACCAGATATAACTTTTTAATTAGTGAGATTTAGAGATGTTGATCAATGGATTTTATTACTTTAGGACAGGGCCAGGCCAGCTGTGTCCCAAAGCTGTGACAGATTAGATACAAGAGTGCCTTTCCTTTCTCAGTCAGCTGAATATCAGAAACATTATCTTGGCAAAGTTATAAAAGTATGACATCAATTACAAAACAGAGTCATATGAAACATGAACAGATAATCATTTATTAGCCTATGCAATCTCGCATTCCCTTTTGCAACACATAGCTTCACATCGGTCCCCAGGAAGATACTGTAGATACATTCACAAACGCAGGTTAAAGACACGCGTTCACATTCGTTTCACAGCGCTACATTGGACACACACAGGGTGTTTTTCACATCTTCAAGCTGAGGTAAAAGCACAGCCTTTTCGTTAGCTCTCTTATGTGAGCATTTACACAAGTCATTGACTTTTACATTATgtcagacaacaaaaacaacacatttgcaGACCATATTTTTGAGTTGAGATGTCTGTTTTAAGACTAGATGCAGTCTTCAAAAAAGCTTACACATCATACACCTACtgacaaaatcattttttattacATCTGCTCTCATAGAGGACAGACTCTCATGCAAACACGTTCTGTGCAAACAAGTCTAGAATGCAACATGGGCTATGTTGCATTCTGATAAACACTATGAGCAGTTTATAAGTACATACTCATACATACAACAACCCAAATGTTATCATTAGCTGGTCAGTGATATTTCAAATCCTTTTTTAGCCACTTTGGATCTCGACACATAATACTTCATACACACCAACCAGCCAAGAGAGAAAACTCTTTCACTGGGACCTTATAACACTGAATTATAATCCAGGTGACACACTGCTGGGCTCAGTCGTGATCCTGCTGGCAGGTGACTTTTGAAAAGCGACAGCAAACGTGTCCAGTTTCTAACTTTCTAAGTCCCATTAAATCTTATTAACACTGTTTTTCTCAGAGTTCTGAAAGGAGCTGACATCCCAGCGAACGGAGCGGAACGTGCTTCCCTTGAAACTGGCCTGCTTTTTGGTGATGCGGTAGATCTTCCTGAGGATGGCGCGCCGCAGCAGGATGTAGACCCACGGGTCCAGGATCTGGTTACAGGTTGCCATCCTGACACCTGTTACCATCAGGCCCCTGTAagtgtttctgtcactgctcAGGGTGCCGCTGTAGGACCGTGAGGCTGACATCAGCCCAAAGACCTGAAAGAGGGAAACAGCATTAGGCTCATTCTGTACAATCCATTAAAACCTTACtaacaaatatacaagtaaACTGTTGTCTTTATTATTTACTGCAATAAAGAGATAGTTCTGTTTTGGTTGTACTTTACTGCAAATTACTCACAACAAACATGTTATAATTGCATTAAAAAAGCACTACAGAGCTCGAAATATAggaaaaataatggaaaaacaaatgttgttGTATCTATGCAATTAACTAAGAATCTTTAAAAGTCCCTTCTTTTCCTTTGTGTGCATAAAAGTTTGCTTACATGTACAAAACACAATAATAGCTACTGTTTAACCCATTAAACTTCACTGATCTAGTTAAGACAGACTCATGATGCGCAGCCTGACatgttcaaacccacagaacttTGTTTCAATTTGAGGTGGAGATCCTAAAGCTCCCAAAAGACACCAAAAATGTCAGTCTTAAATTTGAGAACATGTTTATATGACATGTAGAATATTTCAATTTGATAGAATGGGGCAGCAATAGTAATAACAGGGTTTTGGGTTTGAACATTTCACTCCATGTAAACATCATGTAGCTCCAATAACGAGCCGAAACAAGGAGATACTGAATATATGAACATGAGACAGATCATAAGATGACTTTTCTGACCTTGAAGATAGGAATCAGAAAGGGAAAACAGCATGTCTAGAGGTTTTAAGACATTGTTTGGCAGCTGCTGAACCAGCAAGGTCAAATCTTACGAAAGCAACAGACTCCTCCTAATGTTAATGTCATGGACAGAACATCCAGTCAGCACTCAGTAATGTGCATCAAAATCAGTTCATTTTCTGAAGtgacagcattttaaaaatcaGCAGTGTGACTTACGTTGGCAGGAATTATTGTGAAATTCAAAGTTTCCTGTTGTGTTGAACAACTCAATGTGTTACAAAGTTGAGAGCATCTTGCCTTCGTAGCTTTTACAGTCAGACTGCATACACAGGTATGGGTGGGTGACACAGCCAGATTATATGAATCTttaacagtttctgtgtttaaaGGTCTGTTGATTACTTCGTCCTTTGGTATATAAAGCTGATCTGTAAAAATCTACCAAAGCTCTGTTGTTATCTAAACGATGGTGGAGGTACTGTAGCTAACTAATGACTTGAGCAAGCACAGATTTCACTCAAAGGCTGTGCAGACATGAGTAAATTTTGAGTTGTTTGACAGTTTATTTGTTTCATAGCTTTGAATTTTAGAGTCCATGCAGAGAATTTTGTAATATTCTCTGAGTAGATAATATGATGTTTATGAGGGTTTATCtacattcaaaaacacaaatatttgtaAAGTCCAAAAAAATTGTGGCAGTATTTAAAGCGGTTTGTGATTCCCTAATATTTGAAATAattttctgtgtcatcatgcaACACAGAGAAATCAGACACAATTCAAATGTCAATGTAATGACATTTTATCATATTAAAccatttaaaaatgtgatttaatgtcTATTGGATGATTTGCCCAACACTCACCAGCAGAGGGCTCCAGCATATGCAGGAGGTGACCATGATGCCAACAAGCTGGACCACCATCTCAGTGTCGTGGGACCTGGCAGAGCGGCGCTGGGAGCAGGACCTTTTCCTTAGCCGGGCTCTCACTAGCGTGATCCCACTGATGGTGTTGCATACAAAGGCCAGGGCCAGAGAGCTCAAAGCCAGTCCAGAGAAGAGCATCACAAAGGCCAGATCTGTCGCTTCTGTGCCCTCCATCACCCTGATAAAGCACCACGTCCCGGGGTACTGGTAAGTGTAGGCACCCAGTCTGAAGAAGGGTAGAAAGGCCACACATAAAGCCAGCAGCCAGATCAGGGCCAGTGCCGTCTTTGTCCGTGCTGTGGTCACCAGATGAGCATGCAGCAAAGGCTTGGTGACGCCCAGGCAACGCTCAGCAGCCATGGCACAGCCAAGGAATAGAGGGCACAGGCCAAAAAACACCATGCAACCTCCTAGAAACAGACAAGAGGCATCCGGATTCGCAGGGTCACCTCGAAAGCTGAAGGCATCAGACCCAGTGCTTGCTGAGTATCTCCTCAGTACAAGGGCTCCAGGGATAACATGTCCAGCCAGGTCTGTTGCCACTAGAGAGCTGGCAAAGAGCAGAAAAGTGGCTTTTGACCGCCGGCGGAAGCGGTTGTAAGCCTTGGCGAGGATAACGAGGGCCACCACGTTGAACAGGATGCCCAGAGTCATGGTGAGGCCGGCAGCTGTGGGGTTGTTCACTGGACGGGTGGCATTATGCGCCTCAACCTCAGGCTCCTGCACCATGCCGGTTTGGTTAGAGAGGGGAAAGGGGCCAATGATGCCCGAGGAGTTGTAGCGCTGCATCTCCAGCATCACCGCTGGGCTCTGGGCCTGATGTGGTTTCTCCAGTTGACAAgatactgaaaaagaaaaacaagactgGATCAGCATGCTGACTGGTGAGGGACTGTATGAAAGTGActggggtgaggaggggggttGAAtcttttgtttcacatttttttcttttcttttcttttcttttcttttcttttcttttcttttcttttcttttcttttcttttcttttcttttctttttgaccCTCTCCCAATGAAATCAGATGGCATTGTAAGTTATGTATAAGATGAGTTGTGCGTCCGATTGTCTGTCAGAGAACCGACACAATGACTACATAACCCTGACACACTA is a window encoding:
- the LOC139343675 gene encoding prostaglandin E2 receptor EP1 subtype-like, whose product is MLEMQRYNSSGIIGPFPLSNQTGMVQEPEVEAHNATRPVNNPTAAGLTMTLGILFNVVALVILAKAYNRFRRRSKATFLLFASSLVATDLAGHVIPGALVLRRYSASTGSDAFSFRGDPANPDASCLFLGGCMVFFGLCPLFLGCAMAAERCLGVTKPLLHAHLVTTARTKTALALIWLLALCVAFLPFFRLGAYTYQYPGTWCFIRVMEGTEATDLAFVMLFSGLALSSLALAFVCNTISGITLVRARLRKRSCSQRRSARSHDTEMVVQLVGIMVTSCICWSPLLVFGLMSASRSYSGTLSSDRNTYRGLMVTGVRMATCNQILDPWVYILLRRAILRKIYRITKKQASFKGSTFRSVRWDVSSFQNSEKNSVNKI